A region of Streptomyces sp. NBC_01750 DNA encodes the following proteins:
- a CDS encoding cation:dicarboxylate symporter family transporter: MAGGAVRRDRTHYLYIAVIIAVALGITVGLVAPEFAVELKPLGTGFVNLIKMMISPIIFCTIVLGIGSVRKAAKVGAVGGIALGYFMVMSMVALAIGLVVGNILHPGDGLALTDAVKEAGQGQVSAEAKPPVEFVLGIIPTTMVSAFTSGEVLQTLLVALLTGFALQAMGPVGEPVLRGVEHIQRLVFRILAMVMWAAPIGAFGAIAAVTGSAGLDALKSLAVLMLGFYVTCFLFVVIVLGTLLRLVAGLNILTLFKYLGREFLLILSTSSSESALPRLIAKMEHLGVSKPVVGITVPTGYSFNLDGTMIYMTMASLFIADAMGNPMSVGEQIPLLLFLFVASKGAAGVSGAGLATLAGGLQSHRPELVDGVGLIVGIDRFMSEARALTNFAGNAVATVLIGTWTKEIDRTRVDEVLAGRLPFDEKTLLDDGRGDAAPEADVDLPEPREENEAGVKV, encoded by the coding sequence GTGGCTGGTGGAGCCGTCAGGCGGGACCGTACCCACTATCTCTATATCGCCGTGATCATCGCGGTCGCGTTGGGCATCACGGTGGGCCTGGTCGCCCCCGAGTTCGCCGTTGAACTCAAGCCGCTGGGTACCGGCTTTGTGAATCTGATCAAGATGATGATCTCGCCGATCATCTTCTGCACGATCGTGCTGGGCATCGGATCAGTACGAAAGGCCGCCAAGGTCGGCGCGGTCGGCGGCATAGCGCTCGGCTACTTCATGGTGATGTCGATGGTGGCCCTCGCCATCGGCCTGGTCGTCGGCAACATCCTGCACCCCGGTGACGGCCTGGCGCTGACCGACGCGGTCAAGGAGGCGGGCCAGGGCCAGGTGTCGGCCGAGGCCAAGCCGCCGGTCGAGTTCGTGCTCGGGATCATCCCGACCACGATGGTCTCCGCCTTCACGTCGGGCGAGGTCCTGCAGACCCTGCTCGTCGCGCTGCTCACCGGCTTCGCGCTGCAGGCGATGGGACCTGTCGGCGAGCCGGTGCTGCGCGGTGTCGAGCACATCCAGCGGCTCGTCTTCCGCATTCTCGCCATGGTGATGTGGGCCGCGCCGATCGGCGCCTTCGGCGCGATCGCCGCCGTTACCGGGTCGGCCGGTCTGGACGCGCTCAAGAGCCTCGCCGTGCTGATGCTCGGCTTCTACGTGACCTGCTTCCTTTTCGTCGTCATCGTGCTCGGCACGCTGCTGCGCCTCGTCGCGGGCCTCAACATCCTCACGCTCTTCAAGTACCTGGGCCGTGAGTTCCTGCTGATCCTGTCCACCTCCTCCTCCGAGTCCGCGCTCCCGCGGCTCATCGCGAAGATGGAGCACCTGGGCGTGAGCAAGCCGGTGGTCGGCATCACCGTTCCGACCGGCTACTCCTTCAACCTCGACGGCACCATGATCTACATGACGATGGCCTCGCTCTTCATCGCCGACGCCATGGGCAACCCGATGTCGGTCGGGGAGCAGATCCCGCTCCTCCTCTTCCTCTTCGTCGCGTCGAAGGGCGCGGCGGGCGTCTCCGGTGCCGGGCTGGCCACGCTGGCGGGTGGTCTGCAGTCGCACCGGCCGGAGCTGGTCGACGGCGTCGGCCTGATCGTCGGTATCGACCGCTTCATGAGCGAGGCGCGCGCCCTGACCAACTTCGCGGGCAACGCGGTCGCGACGGTGCTGATCGGGACGTGGACGAAGGAGATCGACAGGACGCGGGTCGACGAGGTCCTGGCCGGGAGGCTCCCGTTCGACGAGAAGACGCTGCTCGACGACGGCCGGGGTGACGCGGCACCGGAGGCGGACGTGGATCTTCCTGAGCCGCGGGAGGAGAACGAGGCGGGCGTGAAGGTCTGA
- a CDS encoding ArsR/SmtB family transcription factor: MDVVQAVAEPRRREILRLIWNDELPAGEIAARFEVTFGAVSQHLKVLRDAGLVTLRRDGTKRFYRADRQALGPLCEFLRSMWSSKLDTLGRIAEEAEPNEA, translated from the coding sequence ATGGACGTGGTCCAGGCGGTCGCCGAGCCCAGACGGCGCGAGATTCTCCGGCTGATCTGGAACGACGAACTGCCCGCAGGCGAGATCGCGGCCCGCTTCGAGGTCACCTTCGGCGCGGTGTCCCAGCATCTGAAGGTGCTGCGGGACGCGGGCCTGGTGACACTGCGCAGGGACGGGACCAAGCGGTTCTACCGGGCCGACCGGCAAGCCCTCGGACCGCTCTGCGAATTCCTCCGGTCCATGTGGAGCAGCAAGCTCGACACCCTGGGCCGCATCGCGGAAGAGGCCGAACCGAACGAAGCCTGA
- a CDS encoding DUF1996 domain-containing protein codes for MFRRLLTGLAAVIFLITAGWVTARTERAAPDTDSGRTASRPAMSGHNGHAYTFTSAQTAAIVAQAAAPVRGSEFRAECFSSHRRGDDPIVFPGQAGRSHIHEFYGNRTANAASTLQSLAAGTTNCTPAVDLSSYWTPTLYKNGVPVAPERVTVYYQGITDHARAVAHPRGLRYVVGNALATSPDQNPAARWSCVGRPESSREFITCPPGTRLENYLDFPTCWDGKNLDSADHRDHMAYAAGQTCPASHPVVVPRLELLITWPVNGGGLTLAGTRNGVNVTDQPGYTFHGDFFNAWDDGELKRRVANCIVAGYICGTDGNPVQQ; via the coding sequence ATGTTCCGCCGACTGCTCACGGGCCTTGCCGCCGTGATCTTCCTGATCACGGCGGGATGGGTCACCGCGAGGACTGAACGGGCGGCTCCCGACACCGATTCGGGCCGCACCGCGTCCCGTCCCGCCATGTCAGGCCACAACGGCCACGCCTACACCTTCACCAGCGCCCAGACGGCCGCGATCGTCGCACAGGCCGCGGCCCCGGTGCGCGGCAGCGAATTCCGCGCGGAGTGCTTCTCCAGCCACCGCAGGGGCGACGACCCGATCGTCTTCCCGGGACAGGCGGGCCGTTCGCACATCCATGAGTTCTACGGGAACCGGACCGCGAACGCGGCCTCGACGCTCCAGTCGCTGGCCGCCGGCACCACCAACTGCACGCCCGCGGTGGACCTCTCCTCGTACTGGACGCCCACCCTCTACAAGAACGGAGTTCCAGTGGCCCCCGAGCGGGTCACCGTCTACTACCAGGGCATCACCGACCACGCCCGGGCCGTGGCCCATCCGCGCGGTCTGCGCTACGTCGTCGGCAATGCCCTGGCCACCTCTCCCGACCAGAACCCGGCGGCGCGCTGGTCGTGCGTGGGCCGGCCCGAGTCCAGCCGGGAGTTCATCACCTGCCCTCCCGGCACCAGGCTGGAGAACTATCTGGACTTCCCGACCTGCTGGGACGGGAAGAACCTGGACAGTGCCGACCACCGGGACCACATGGCGTACGCGGCCGGACAGACCTGCCCCGCCTCGCACCCCGTGGTCGTGCCGCGGCTGGAGCTGCTGATCACCTGGCCGGTCAACGGCGGCGGGCTGACACTCGCCGGCACCAGGAACGGCGTCAATGTGACCGACCAGCCCGGCTACACCTTCCACGGCGACTTCTTCAACGCCTGGGACGACGGTGAGCTGAAGCGCCGGGTGGCCAACTGCATTGTCGCGGGGTACATCTGCGGGACGGACGGCAACCCGGTCCAGCAGTGA
- a CDS encoding glycoside hydrolase family 16 protein, with protein MIVAMSVALAGFIAVTGAGSARGDVPPTPGWNLQWSDDFNGANRTLPSSANWQIDLGHAYPNGPGNWGTGEIQNYTGNPDNLSLDGTGNLRITPLRDGGGNWTSGRIETRRTDFKAPAGGTLRIEGRIQMPNVTGQSALGYWPAFWALGAPYRGNYWNWPSIGEFDIMENVNGINSVWGVLHCGVNPGGPCNETSGIANNRACPGASCQSAFHTYRFEWDRSSSPNELRWYVDGQLFHSVAENRVDAGTWANMTSHAGYFILLNVAIGGAFPDALAGKTPTAATVPGRPMLVDYIAVWTKGGGSTTPPTTPPTTDPPTTPPPSGSSQLYLRTGGGAGDAAASASTVSLASAGGANYDGTPHNPQVFTSSGITRKYNGGPTQFDLFVDAGSTVANGQQVRVSYDRTGDGSWDRTETYSYFATDPVAGWEHYTQAKGLKSATGAFGDLANGKVRIEVWNAIGGGASTVGVGNQSVVRIPFD; from the coding sequence ATGATCGTCGCCATGTCCGTGGCCCTCGCCGGTTTCATCGCTGTGACCGGCGCGGGCTCCGCCCGCGGTGACGTACCGCCCACGCCCGGCTGGAATCTCCAGTGGAGCGACGATTTCAACGGCGCCAACCGCACCCTGCCCTCGTCGGCCAACTGGCAGATCGACCTCGGCCATGCCTACCCGAACGGGCCGGGAAACTGGGGCACCGGCGAAATCCAGAACTACACCGGCAACCCCGACAACCTGAGTCTCGACGGCACCGGCAACCTCCGCATCACTCCGCTCCGGGACGGCGGGGGCAACTGGACCTCCGGCCGAATCGAGACCCGGCGCACCGACTTCAAGGCCCCGGCCGGCGGCACGCTGCGCATCGAGGGCCGGATCCAGATGCCGAATGTGACCGGCCAGTCCGCCCTCGGCTACTGGCCCGCCTTCTGGGCCCTCGGCGCGCCCTACCGTGGCAACTACTGGAACTGGCCGTCCATCGGCGAGTTCGACATCATGGAGAACGTCAACGGCATCAACTCCGTCTGGGGGGTGCTGCACTGCGGGGTCAACCCCGGCGGCCCCTGCAACGAGACCAGCGGCATCGCCAACAACCGCGCCTGCCCCGGGGCGAGTTGCCAGTCCGCATTCCACACGTACCGCTTCGAGTGGGACCGTTCCTCCTCCCCCAATGAACTGCGCTGGTATGTCGACGGCCAGCTGTTCCACAGCGTCGCCGAGAATCGCGTGGACGCCGGGACCTGGGCGAACATGACCAGCCACGCGGGCTACTTCATCCTGCTCAATGTCGCGATCGGCGGCGCTTTCCCCGACGCGCTGGCCGGCAAGACCCCGACGGCCGCGACCGTCCCCGGCCGCCCCATGCTCGTCGACTACATCGCCGTCTGGACCAAGGGCGGCGGCTCGACCACCCCGCCCACCACACCTCCCACGACCGACCCGCCCACGACTCCCCCGCCCTCCGGCTCCTCCCAGCTGTATCTGCGTACGGGAGGCGGCGCGGGCGACGCGGCGGCATCGGCCTCCACGGTGAGCCTCGCCTCGGCGGGCGGCGCCAACTACGACGGCACCCCGCACAATCCGCAGGTCTTCACCTCGTCCGGGATCACCAGGAAGTACAACGGCGGCCCGACGCAGTTCGACCTGTTCGTCGACGCAGGCTCCACGGTCGCCAACGGCCAGCAGGTCAGGGTGAGTTACGACCGTACGGGCGACGGGAGCTGGGACCGGACGGAGACGTACAGCTACTTCGCCACCGACCCCGTCGCCGGCTGGGAGCACTACACCCAGGCGAAGGGCCTCAAGTCGGCCACCGGGGCGTTCGGCGATCTGGCGAACGGCAAGGTGCGGATCGAGGTGTGGAACGCCATCGGCGGCGGTGCCAGCACGGTCGGCGTCGGCAACCAGTCCGTCGTACGCATCCCCTTCGACTGA